The Melanotaenia boesemani isolate fMelBoe1 chromosome 8, fMelBoe1.pri, whole genome shotgun sequence DNA window AAAACCTCTGCTTTTACAGAGGTGCTCTCACACTGCTGATGATAAGGTAATCAAGTGAATTTGATCATACTGGCTGCTTCACCCTTTAGGGTGTATGAAGTTTTACACACATCGCCTCTGCATTGTGGTCTAGTTTTTGTATTATGATACCATGTCTTGTTGTACATCTAAGGTTGCATTTACCTAACTTTAAGGCCTGATAAGGAcaagaatatatttttaaattattttccaatATGTAAAATCCTGGAATTGAAAGAGAAATGCTTTGTTTTCACTTGATTGTGCATGAATATTATTTCTCTACAACAATATAGAGCTCTATGGTTCTTCAGAAGaacacaaaactaaaccaaGCATTTATCCATAGCTACTCCCTGCGAGCCCAACATGCTGACTTTGGTAGTGAGAAATCTCACTTGAGGTGGTTCTTTTGCTGTCTGACTGCAGACAGGTTGACTATACATCTTTGTTCACTGTTACAGTGCTAGTTGGACAGTGATGCTCTGCAGGAGGAATTATTGTGTCTTACCTCTGTCCATCACCGACCCTGCTCCTCCATTCAGAGGGAAGCCACTCTCAGCAGGGAGGAGAGGGAAGGGAAGAGGGGCACTTTGGACCAGCTGGATGAAGGATGACATGGAAGGATGGGTGTAATGGAAACATTTAACACAATAGTCTGACATTGTGTACAAACACccttcttttaaatataatacCCTGTTGACAAAATGATGGACCAAACCCTGTGTTCAATTTAAGAAAACTTATTGTTGAAACCGAATAACTAttgattttcaaaaaaaaaaaaaaagtgttccttTTCAAACTGATGTCAGCAGCATGTTTTAAAGCCTTGGGCCAGgggcaacaaaaaaaaagtcatgtagtgtctaaaaaaaaaagggaaagaaaatctCAGAGCTAATTAGATTTGCACACAGATTACATCGGTAAACAGATCAAATGGGTATAAAAGAAAACCTCCCGGGGAGGCTTTGAGAAGTGAAGATGTGGAGGAGTTTagaactctgtgaaagaatatcAGTAAAAAGTTCAACAATTTAAGAATGTGAAATTGTAGAATGAGGGGGTAATTCTTGAGCTGTGATGCATAATAACATCAAAAAATTCAGAGCATCTGGAGAAATCTGTGTACTTAACAGACAAGACTGAAAATCAATATTGAATAGCTGTGATCTTCTGGTTCTcagcagcactgcattaaaaacagacatgatgcTGACGTGGAAATCACGGCACGGACTTGGGAGCGCTTCTGAAAACTGCTGGCAGCAGACACACTGAGCAGCTGTATGTGTGTATTAGTACACATCCTGAAGGTAACACAGATGTATGTGAAGGCAAATTAATACTAAAATGTAAATTCAGGCTGTTAACAGCACCCAGTCTTTCCAAGGGAAATCCCTGATTATTTCAGCAACAAAAAGCCCATTCTTCCCATTTTACAAAAGCATGAATGTATTAAAAGTCCAATAGTTAAACTGACCTGTCCGCAGCTCAGACCTGCAACTCACTGAAAACATTTGCCACATtatgaaatagaaaaaacacaacacagaaatcCTTGAATTTAACTACAACTGGGTACGTTTCACTTGAAGATAACATCAGATGTGCTACTTGGTGCCCaaattcacataaaaacattgttaaaagAAAGATTTCTATTCCAATTTTTGGAAAGATATTGTTGACACCAAGTTGAAAATGAACTAATTTTCCccaagaaaatgcaaaaaaaaaaaaaacaatcataagACATACATTGCAAGTTGCAGGTCATGTTATTCACAGTTGTGTGTTTGAAAAGTTACTTAAGTGCAAACATTCATAAAACAGATGCCAGTCAGAGCTGTGCTCCTAAACTTTTTCTACCAACATATTCATACCTAACGAATTGTAAAGTACAGTAAAGTTTTTGTAGCTATCACAAAGTTAGTTGCCTTTCTCGTTCTCATCACAGAGATTCTTTTTCTATAACTCCATACTTTCATTAGATAAAGTCCATATTTTTTCTAAACTAAAGGAGTGAGGCAGAGTTCTGCTCCCATTGGTTTACATGAAATAGTATTTCATCTCAATGTGATTCCCAAGCATTCATTTGCTTACAACTTGCCCAATATACAATATCTAAAAATGATGTCTTTAAgcatccagcaaagacctgacagGACCCAAGAGATCCTTCAATTGATCCATCTTCTGTTCACTGAACCTCATCAGAAGTTATTTCCATGGAAggatggctgtcaagaagcaaGTCAAGactgaggtatgccaaatgaaacaaaaactagactgaaaatcagtgacaGCATGTCTGGTGAACTATCCCCAGACaacagacctcaacattattgaagcagtatGGGATCATGTCGACAgggaacagaacaaaaggcagctaacatccaaagaagagcttcgGAAAATCCTTTAAGAAGCATTTTGCTGTATGTCTCCATGGGCATCATGTTTCCAGGACAGCAATGGAGCACAGAGAAATAGTCCAACAAGAGGAACTGCACCCTTTTCGTCTTCTTATCTAATTTAACAAATAATCTTTAATTACTCTTTTGATTCAGCCTCCCACTCTAATATATCTTTTATAAGCGTTATTAGCTTTGCTTTGTTATGCAGTGAGTGATATGACTAATAACCCAACAGCTGATCCCAGGGTGTTAGGTTTTGGCCCTGTTTAATTCTCCCGACACTGTTTTTGTTCTAGTGTTATTTGTGATGGTAGACTTTAAactacagtataaaaacattAGCACTCCTTAGCTAATGTTGCTAACTCACCTCCACACTGACGCAGGTCCCCTTACAACATAACATTTCTAATATTTTCCCTCATGCTTGCTCTTTCTTGGctcataaatataaaatatgtacagCTTCAAAACTCCACTGGATGTTATTTCTTATCGCTatcaattgtttttattttttttatttttttttactataaaaccttagatacaaaaaaaaaaaaaaaaaaaaaaaaaacactataaatGCTATTATGGTGCTACATGTTCCTACATGTTAAGACACTGGAGTTGTAATCTGCAAGTCACATTTTAAATAgcttattttttctatttttatttcacacagcatcccaatttattttaaaaggggGTTGATGCAGCTGAGGGGAGAGAAGTAGACGAGGAAGGCCTTATAATGATGAAGCCAACTGGATGAAGCTATTCCTGATATTTTCCATACATATCTGAGAAATTTAATTGGAATATGTGATGTTAGGAGTTTAATtccaaaaaagtcagaaaatatttaaatggacTGTGCTTATACAGCATTTCTTCACCTTAACAAAGTGCCTCCTCACTAATCCGCTCTCTTACAGAATTTATCATATAATTAAACATTGTCTGGGGCCGTCTAAAGGATACTAGTTTACCTAAGCCCCGGCTTTGCCTGTGGACATGATAGAAATTGAACTCATGTCTTTAGAGGGTCGGTCAGTTGGTTGGCCTCATATTAAATGATAACATTTCAGTAATGGTTCTTATTCAGCTCAGGCAAATCCATATTAAATGATAAAGCCGAGGGTTTTGTTCCTATTAGAGGCATTTCATTCTTGATATTTAAATAATACCATTAAGGCAGTTATTTTCTCTCAAAGTATAGAACAAAGATCCCCTTCAATGACTATATTCGCTACATTAAAGGAAGAGGCCAGTTTTTCTCATGTGAACTCTTTGAAGTGGAAGTGAGGATGTGGTGATGACCTGGTGGCTGGGTGGTGGTAGGTATCCCGGATAGTTGACCAGGATGAGTTTGCTGAAGTTGAACTTGTAGGTGAATCTTTTCCCTTTGGTCTTGTGCAGGATGCGTTTGTTGTAGTAGTATCTGCAAGCAGAATGTTTGTGTCAGACTACATGCTGATGTGTGCACTATGCAGCAATATTCCTGTCGACTACTTCGGGTACTTGTTCTTCACAGATGGCAAGTGTTGCATCTGTGGGCATTTTAGAGTTTAAATTTTAACTCGACAACATGTGCTGgcaggagtgtttttttttatttacagcatcCAGCCTGAGGGAGAAGCAGCACACAACACAGTCACTGAGAATTACCTGAGCGCCCGGCTGAGCTTGTCGTAGTTCATGTGCGGTTTGCCCTTCCTCTCCCCCCACAGCCTGGCCAACCTCTCTGGGTCCCTGATGACAAACTCACCCCACTCCCCTCCCCAGCCGATGGCGCTGCCCTCGCCACGGCCCAGTAGCTCCAGCAGGAAGTGCCACAGCTGAACTTGTCTGGAACCAGGCGACCACGCTGGTTTGTATGCCCAGTCAGGAAACAGCACTGCTGAAGGACAAGAAGGAGATTGAGTGAAAATGTAAAGATCCATCTGTTTTTTAATGGTGTAGgtaaaatgacttaaatgagAACTTGGGGAAAAGgtaagtgttttctttaagaAGCTACAAAAAACCTTTTATGGAAGTAAAAGGGGACAAAACTTTTATATGCAATGATTTTATCATGCTATTACCACAGGATGCAAGTTCAACACCCATATATGGCAAAGATTATTATCTTTTGctatatatacaaataaaacaacaacacttCCTGGTTGGGACAATAACGTTAGTTAGTTAGTGTTAAATTATTGTGGTAaaggataaaatatttttttttggtttgtttttttaaacaatgccACTGTCACATCAAATCAGTGTTTCTTACTTCTGCTTATCAGGATCAGATGTTTAACTGCTCCAAGacagctgactgaaataaaTGGATCTtcttaacacattctcatcaagttctttgacATAGCCTGACCCGTGTGCATTTATCAAGATTAAGAACTGTTATTGCTGCAGTCTTTTTAGTGGATCTGAACAAGATTTAGCTAGATAAATGTGAGAATAATAGCTTGTCAGTTAATGCTTGGCCTTGAATATTTTCCCCAATAAGTCCACTCAATAGAGGCATCCTAATAAATGAAATTTGACATTACTATAATTTTATCTTCGGTCCAGTGACTAAAATCTACTACTTGTGTTAACACAGATTGCTAAAACAATCTTTGCAGGTTTGACATAAAGTATATCTTCAGAGAAAACCAAATATCAGTAGAGACGTGCTGCCTGGTA harbors:
- the LOC121644734 gene encoding ETS domain-containing transcription factor ERF-like isoform X1, producing MQCSCSSSVGHLSSPYWSRTVLFPDWAYKPAWSPGSRQVQLWHFLLELLGRGEGSAIGWGGEWGEFVIRDPERLARLWGERKGKPHMNYDKLSRALRYYYNKRILHKTKGKRFTYKFNFSKLILVNYPGYLPPPSHQLVQSAPLPFPLLPAESGFPLNGGAGSVMDRVVQPLPHPLLLPCCFTKPLPAPLALNGPFPFITTPSCPGVNVKEQRELGLNSNGWSHKSLTGWDVNHHITWNLFGGEKQTEIRDEKKKGVVDTE
- the LOC121644734 gene encoding ETS domain-containing transcription factor ERF-like isoform X2; protein product: MQCSCSSSVGHLSSPYWSRMLFPDWAYKPAWSPGSRQVQLWHFLLELLGRGEGSAIGWGGEWGEFVIRDPERLARLWGERKGKPHMNYDKLSRALRYYYNKRILHKTKGKRFTYKFNFSKLILVNYPGYLPPPSHQLVQSAPLPFPLLPAESGFPLNGGAGSVMDRVVQPLPHPLLLPCCFTKPLPAPLALNGPFPFITTPSCPGVNVKEQRELGLNSNGWSHKSLTGWDVNHHITWNLFGGEKQTEIRDEKKKGVVDTE